From Nicotiana tabacum cultivar K326 chromosome 22, ASM71507v2, whole genome shotgun sequence, one genomic window encodes:
- the LOC107831371 gene encoding small ribosomal subunit protein bS16m/bS16c isoform X1, with translation MVVRLRLSRFGCKNKPSYRVMAADSRSPRDGKHLEVLGYYNPLPGQDGGKRMGLNFDRVKYWLSVGAQPSEPVERLLFRAGVLPPPPMLAMGQKGGPRDTRPVHPMTGRVMAPESVKIADPKVSSEVDGDDKA, from the exons ATGGTGGTAAGATTGAGGTTGTCGAGGTTTGGATGCAAAAACAAACCTTCTTACAGAGTAATGGCGGCGGATAGTAGATCTCCCCGAGATGGCAAACACTTGGAAGTCCTCGGTTACTACAATCCTCTTCCAG GTCAAGATGGTGGCAAACGGATGGGTCTTAATTTTGACAGGGTGAA ATATTGGTTATCCGTTGGTGCACAGCCGTCAGAACCGGTTGAACGTCTTCTTTTCCGAGCAGGTGTATTACCTCCTCCACCTATGCTAGCTATGGGACAAAAAGGCGGTCCACGGGACACTCGTCCAGTTCATCCTATGACTGGACGTGTCATGGCACCGGAAAGTGTCAAAATTGCTGATCCAAAAGTTAGTTCTGAAGTTGATGGAGATGACAAAGCTTAG
- the LOC107831371 gene encoding small ribosomal subunit protein bS16m/bS16c isoform X2 translates to MVVRLRLSRFGCKNKPSYRVMAADSRSPRDGKHLEVLGYYNPLPGQDGGKRMGLNFDRVKATIEDMYEGATKLFESSYPGNCMKMQLDLRRLWTNVNYDGEETRKTVQLKFT, encoded by the exons ATGGTGGTAAGATTGAGGTTGTCGAGGTTTGGATGCAAAAACAAACCTTCTTACAGAGTAATGGCGGCGGATAGTAGATCTCCCCGAGATGGCAAACACTTGGAAGTCCTCGGTTACTACAATCCTCTTCCAG GTCAAGATGGTGGCAAACGGATGGGTCTTAATTTTGACAGGGTGAA GGCGACTATTGAAGATATGTATGAGGGAGCAACCAAGCTGTTTGAATCGAGTTATCCAGGTAATTGTATGAAGATGCAACTGGACCTAAGGAGGTTGTGGACCAATGTTAACTATGATGGCGAAGAGACAAGGAAAACGGTGCAATTAAAATTCACTTGA